The Arthrobacter sp. NicSoilC5 genome has a window encoding:
- a CDS encoding DUF5998 family protein, with amino-acid sequence MSFQPPASAPETPGNENQAVRQHSSHNHGVQGQSLEDALQKAGFYPRLVSDVVDDALDGRDCVAHLVHLETHFDRAEVRRHITVLVLTADMLVITHVDDQQLDEAGEQIVAQISTESVPVSQIRSVVLSYMYAQPQNYKPSDPVRELTLSIAWSGGQRLDMGPASCGDPQCEADHGYTGTIAQEDIVLRISAEADGLQAVQDAKLFARALRAVNTGSAAPVSHAQSMAPRPRSGVFGNRLSRGHQQR; translated from the coding sequence ATGAGCTTCCAGCCTCCCGCGTCGGCGCCCGAAACGCCCGGAAACGAAAACCAGGCAGTCCGCCAGCACAGCTCACACAACCACGGAGTCCAGGGCCAGAGCCTGGAGGACGCGCTGCAGAAGGCCGGGTTCTACCCGCGCCTGGTGTCCGATGTTGTCGATGACGCACTGGATGGCCGGGACTGCGTGGCGCACCTGGTGCACCTGGAAACGCACTTCGACCGGGCAGAAGTGCGCCGCCACATCACCGTCCTGGTCCTCACCGCGGACATGCTGGTCATCACCCATGTGGACGACCAGCAGCTGGATGAGGCGGGGGAGCAGATCGTCGCCCAGATCTCCACGGAGTCCGTTCCCGTGTCCCAGATCAGGTCGGTGGTCCTCAGCTACATGTACGCGCAGCCGCAGAACTACAAGCCCTCCGACCCGGTTCGGGAACTGACCCTGTCCATCGCGTGGTCCGGCGGCCAGCGGCTGGACATGGGTCCGGCCAGCTGCGGCGATCCGCAGTGCGAAGCGGACCACGGCTACACCGGAACCATCGCGCAGGAGGACATCGTGCTCCGGATCAGCGCCGAAGCTGACGGGCTGCAGGCCGTGCAGGACGCCAAACTGTTTGCCCGGGCCCTGCGCGCCGTCAACACCGGTTCCGCGGCCCCCGTGTCCCACGCCCAGTCCATGGCGCCGCGGCCGCGCTCCGGAGTGTTCGGCAACCGGCTCAG